TGTGGGCCATCGCGGTCCTATTCCACATCTTCAGCGGACCGATGCGCTTCGAGGCCTTCCCCGAGCCTACGGCGCTGGGGGTCAACCTCTTGGCGCTCGGGGGCGTCGCCGTCGCGGTCCTATTCAGATCACGCGATCCCCGGCTGTTCGTCTTGTTGGCGGCGCTGCAGCTGTCGAGCGTGTGGCTGGAGACGCCGCGTCTGGGCAACCACTGGTTGGTCGGCGGCTTCGTCAGCCTTGCCGTGCTGGCGTCCGCGGCCTCGGTCTGGTGCAGGGATCGGCGCCTGACCGCTGCCGAGCTGTTCCACACGTTCGCGCCGGCGGCCCGCTGGATCCTGCTGGTCTTCTACGCCTTCGCCGCCTTCGCGAAGCTCAACCAGGACTTCCTGGACCCGGCCGTGAGCTGCGCGACGTTCTTCGCCCAGGAGTCGCTGGCAGTCTTCGGCCTGGATCACCTCGTGGCTGGCGGGGTGTCCCGGGCCGTGATCGCCGGGACGATCCTCGTGGAACTCGCGGTTCCGGTGATGCTGGTTG
This genomic window from Actinomycetota bacterium contains:
- a CDS encoding HTTM domain-containing protein; the protein is MSDDVRGVAVARGDAVAERRGTHESAAAVTFSVMWAIAVLFHIFSGPMRFEAFPEPTALGVNLLALGGVAVAVLFRSRDPRLFVLLAALQLSSVWLETPRLGNHWLVGGFVSLAVLASAASVWCRDRRLTAAELFHTFAPAARWILLVFYAFAAFAKLNQDFLDPAVSCATFFAQESLAVFGLDHLVAGGVSRAVIAGTILVELAVPVMLVVRRTRTVGVVLAVGFHTLLAADLAHPFFDFSSLLLALFVLLLPPGFAGWLRSKVTARGRAGRLLEAGAHLMIVVVAVLLLAALGPTNRGLAVLTLAGPTSCGSPTRRCACSSS